In Oncorhynchus mykiss isolate Arlee chromosome 1, USDA_OmykA_1.1, whole genome shotgun sequence, the following proteins share a genomic window:
- the eps15l1a gene encoding epidermal growth factor receptor substrate 15-like 1 isoform X5, whose product MAALTSLTQVDPGNTGRVGPTEAALFLKKSGLPDVTLGKIWDLADPDGKGFLDKQGFYVALRLVACAQSGQDVSLTSLNLTIPPPKFKDTSSPSLSTSSVSSEPHWAVRPEEKSKFDGIFESLAPVSGLLSGDKVKPVLINSKLPLDVLGKVWDLSDIDKDGHLDRDEFAVAMHLVYRALEKEPVPSVLPSSLIPPNKRKKSLVGSLPGTVPVLPASPPPPKDSLRSTPSHGSMNSLNSAGSLSPKHTLKSVQHSVNWVVPVTDRGRFDEIFLKTDLDLDGFVSGMEVKDIFMHSGLPQNLLAHIWALADTRQMGKLTREQFALAMHFIQQKVSKGMDPPQALTPDMIPPSERGTPVPVCTTPSHSMSGYVTPVSSEMAALSEMRRDSSSSVGSGSEFTGIKELDDISQEIAQLQSNLAFTHWNALREKFTLEQDIRDAEEAIRHKSSEVQEMQNDLDRETCSLQELEAQKQDAQERLEEMDQQKAKLEDMLNDVRIQCNEESQMISSLQNQIHSQETDLQSQEEELSRAKADLNRLQLEESQMEQSLTAGKFQLETIIRSLKATQDEINQARSKLSQIQDSQQEMNKSIEQYNSTLNGTHRGSMTNLADMSEGFPDRENGDFGAVEDPFKVNTSGFNSVPQEMHTDPFHSEDPFKTDPFKGDPFQNDPFAKQSSLPAAADLSLHPDPFGGDPFKETDPFKASSEDFFKKTTIKADPFSTTDPFSKSATLPTKTSHFTSSTDPFLSISPKPTRGPGPDLFGTLDPFGSSTAFGGSNSSFGSISNSGFADFSQMSKIRDPMEGRGGFPEYQQSGFVEDPFSRNQDGPALPPKMSVPPRPKPPSGKSSPVNLPGGAGDLAKPCDPFQPFGSDAIDPFQSKKVVGDPFSGKDPFAPSASSKASKDSSLGFADFSSFGNEAQQLEWAKRESERAERERLKRLRQQEQEDLELAIALSKAEMSHG is encoded by the exons GTGGACCCAGGAAACACGGGGAGAGTAGGGCCCACGGAAGCTGCGTTGTTCCTGAAGAAATCTGGCCTTCCTGATGTCACCTTGGGAAAG ATCTGGGATTTGGCAGACCCAGATGGGAAAGGGTTCTTGGACAAACAG GGGTTCTATGTAGCTCTGCGGTTGGTGGCCTGTGCACAGAGCGGACAAGACGTCAGCCTCACTAGTCTGAACCTCACTATCCCTCCCCCAAAATTT AAGGACACTAGCAGCCCATCGCTCAGCACATCATCGGTCTCTAGTGAACCCCACTGGGCTGTGAGG CCCGAAGAAAAGAGTAAATTCGATGGGATATTTGAAAGTCTTGCACCAGTCAGTGGACTGCTCTCTGGTGACAAAGTAAAACCAGTTCTAATCAACTCAAAACTACCTCTGGACGTGTTAGGAAAGGTTTGGGATCTTAGTGACATTGATAAAGATGGACATCTGGATCGAGATGAGTTTGCTGTG GCCATGCACCTGGTCTATCGGGCCCTGGAGAAGGAGCCGGTCCCCTctgttctcccctcctctctcatccctcctaacAAGAGGAAGAAGTCTCTGGTTGGCTCCCTCCCTGGCACTGTGCCTGTGCTGCCCGCCAGCCCCCCGCCCCCCAAGGACAGCCTGCGCTCCACCCCTTCCCACGGCAGCATGAACTCCCTCAACAGTGCCGGCAGCCTTtcccccaaacacacactcaaatctgtgcag CACTCAGTGAACTGGGTGGTCCCGGTGACAGACAGAGGACGCTTTGATGAAATCTTCCTGAAGACAGACTTGGATCTGGATGGCTTTGTCAGCGGAATGGAAGTCAAGGACATCTTCATGCACTCAGGGCTGCCCCAGAATCTACTGGCACATATATG GGCCCTGGCAGACACCAGGCAGATGGGGAAGCTGACGCGGGAGCAGTTTGCTCTGGCCATGCACTTCATCCAGCAGAAAGTCAGCAAAGGCATGGACCCTCCTCAGGCCCTGACCCCTGACATGATCCCTCCTTCAGAGAGAGGCACTCCCGTTCCAGTGTGTACCACTCCCTCCCAT AGTATGTCTGGGTATGTGACCCCTGTGAGCTCTGAGATGGCTGCTCTGTCTGAGATGAGGCGG GACAGCTCCAGTTCTGTTGGGTCAGGGTCAGAGTTCACTGGAATCAAGGAGCTTGATGACATCAGTCAAGAGATCGCTCAGCTGCAGAG CAATCTTGCTTTTACACACTGGAATGCTCTCAG ggagaAATTCACCCTGGAGCAGGACATTAGAGATGCTGAGGAGGCCATCAGACACAAGTCCTCAGAGGTGCAG GAGATGCAGAACGACCTGGACAGAGAGACGTGCAGTCTGCAGGAGCTGGAGGCCCAGAAGCAGGATGCCCAGGAGCGGCTGGAGGAGATGGATCAGCAGAAGGCCAAGCTGGAGGACATGCTCAACGACGTCAGGATCCAGTGCAACGAGGAGTCCCAAATG ATCTCATCTCTGCAGAACCAGATCCACTCCCAGGAGACAGACCTGCAGAGCCAGGAGGAGGAACTGAGCCGAGCTAAAGCAGACCTGAACCGGCTGCAGTTGGAGGAGAGCCAGATGGAACAGAGCCTGACTGCCGGCAAGTTCCAGCTGGAGACCATCATCAGGTCCCTCAAAGCTACCCAGGACGAGATCAACCAG GCTCGCAGTAAGCTGTCTCAGATCCAGGACAGCCAGCAGGAGATGAATAAGAGCATTGAGCAGTACAACAGCACCTTAAATGGGACACACAGAGGCAGCATGACCAACCTGGCTGACATGAGCGAGGGATTCCCCGACCGCGAGAACGGAGACTTCGGCGCCGTG GAGGACCCGTTCAAGGTGAATACATCTGGGTTCAATAGCGTCCCTCAGGAGATGCACACAGACCCTTTTCACTCCGAAGACCCCTTCAAGACAGACCCGTTCAAAG GTGACCCCTTCCAAAATGACCCTTTTGCAAAGCAGTCATCACTACCAGCCGCTGCAG atctctctctccacccagacCCCTTTGGGGGGGACCCCTTCAAAGAGACGGACCCCTTCAAGGCCTCGTCAGAAGACTTCTTCAAGAAGACCACCATCAAGGCAGACCCCTTCAGCACCACCGACCCTTTCAGTAAAAGTGCCACCCTCCCCACCAAG ACAAGTCATTTTACAAGCAGCACAGACCCTTTCTTATCCATTAGCCCAAAACCCACCAGAGGCCCAGGACCAG ATCTCTTTGGTACTCTGGACCCCTTTGGAAGCAGCACTGCTTTTGGAGGCAGTAACAGCTCATTTGGCAGTATCAGTAACAGTGGGTTCGCAGACTTCAGCCAAATGTCAAAGATCAGAGACCCAATGGAAGGAAGAGGAGGTTTCCCAGAATACCAGCAG tcGGGGTTTGTGGAGGACCCATTCAGTAGGAATCAGGACGGCCCAGCTCTGCCGCCCAAGATGAGTGTTCCCCCCAGACCCAAACCTCCCAGTG GTAAAAGCAGCCCTGTCAACTTGCCTGGAGGAGCGGGTGACTTGGCCAAGCCCTGCGACCCCTTCCAGCCGTTCGGCAGTGACGCCATCGACCCATTTCAGAGTAAAAAGGTGGTCGGAGACCCCTTTAGTGGCAAAGACCCTTTTGCTCCTTCTGCCTCAAGTAAAGCCTCTAAAGACTCTTCCTTGGGTTTTGCAGACTTCAGTTCT TTTGGAAATGAGGCTCAGCAACTGGAGTGggcgaagagagagagtgagcgagcggAGCGGGAGCGGCTGAAGAGGCTCCGGCAGCAGGAGCAAGAGGACTTAGAGCTGGCCATCGCTCTCAGCAAGGCCGAGATGTCCCACGGGTGa
- the eps15l1a gene encoding epidermal growth factor receptor substrate 15-like 1 isoform X8 — translation MAALTSLTQLSSGNPVYENFYRQVDPGNTGRVGPTEAALFLKKSGLPDVTLGKIWDLADPDGKGFLDKQGFYVALRLVACAQSGQDVSLTSLNLTIPPPKFKDTSSPSLSTSSVSSEPHWAVRPEEKSKFDGIFESLAPVSGLLSGDKVKPVLINSKLPLDVLGKVWDLSDIDKDGHLDRDEFAVAMHLVYRALEKEPVPSVLPSSLIPPNKRKKSLVGSLPGTVPVLPASPPPPKDSLRSTPSHGSMNSLNSAGSLSPKHTLKSVQHSVNWVVPVTDRGRFDEIFLKTDLDLDGFVSGMEVKDIFMHSGLPQNLLAHIWALADTRQMGKLTREQFALAMHFIQQKVSKGMDPPQALTPDMIPPSERGTPVPVCTTPSHSMSGYVTPVSSEMAALSEMRRDSSSSVGSGSEFTGIKELDDISQEIAQLQSNLAFTHWNALREKFTLEQDIRDAEEAIRHKSSEVQEMQNDLDRETCSLQELEAQKQDAQERLEEMDQQKAKLEDMLNDVRIQCNEESQMISSLQNQIHSQETDLQSQEEELSRAKADLNRLQLEESQMEQSLTAGKFQLETIIRSLKATQDEINQARSKLSQIQDSQQEMNKSIEQYNSTLNGTHRGSMTNLADMSEGFPDRENGDFGAVEDPFKVNTSGFNSVPQEMHTDPFHSEDPFKTDPFKGDPFQNDPFAKQSSLPAAADLSLHPDPFGGDPFKETDPFKASSEDFFKKTTIKADPFSTTDPFSKSATLPTKTSHFTSSTDPFLSISPKPTRGPGPDLFGTLDPFGSSTAFGGSNSSFGSISNSGFADFSQMSKIRDPMEGRGGFPEYQQSGFVEDPFSRNQDGPALPPKMSVPPRPKPPSVWK, via the exons CTGTCAAGTGGGAACCCTGTGTACGAGAACTTTTATAGAcag GTGGACCCAGGAAACACGGGGAGAGTAGGGCCCACGGAAGCTGCGTTGTTCCTGAAGAAATCTGGCCTTCCTGATGTCACCTTGGGAAAG ATCTGGGATTTGGCAGACCCAGATGGGAAAGGGTTCTTGGACAAACAG GGGTTCTATGTAGCTCTGCGGTTGGTGGCCTGTGCACAGAGCGGACAAGACGTCAGCCTCACTAGTCTGAACCTCACTATCCCTCCCCCAAAATTT AAGGACACTAGCAGCCCATCGCTCAGCACATCATCGGTCTCTAGTGAACCCCACTGGGCTGTGAGG CCCGAAGAAAAGAGTAAATTCGATGGGATATTTGAAAGTCTTGCACCAGTCAGTGGACTGCTCTCTGGTGACAAAGTAAAACCAGTTCTAATCAACTCAAAACTACCTCTGGACGTGTTAGGAAAGGTTTGGGATCTTAGTGACATTGATAAAGATGGACATCTGGATCGAGATGAGTTTGCTGTG GCCATGCACCTGGTCTATCGGGCCCTGGAGAAGGAGCCGGTCCCCTctgttctcccctcctctctcatccctcctaacAAGAGGAAGAAGTCTCTGGTTGGCTCCCTCCCTGGCACTGTGCCTGTGCTGCCCGCCAGCCCCCCGCCCCCCAAGGACAGCCTGCGCTCCACCCCTTCCCACGGCAGCATGAACTCCCTCAACAGTGCCGGCAGCCTTtcccccaaacacacactcaaatctgtgcag CACTCAGTGAACTGGGTGGTCCCGGTGACAGACAGAGGACGCTTTGATGAAATCTTCCTGAAGACAGACTTGGATCTGGATGGCTTTGTCAGCGGAATGGAAGTCAAGGACATCTTCATGCACTCAGGGCTGCCCCAGAATCTACTGGCACATATATG GGCCCTGGCAGACACCAGGCAGATGGGGAAGCTGACGCGGGAGCAGTTTGCTCTGGCCATGCACTTCATCCAGCAGAAAGTCAGCAAAGGCATGGACCCTCCTCAGGCCCTGACCCCTGACATGATCCCTCCTTCAGAGAGAGGCACTCCCGTTCCAGTGTGTACCACTCCCTCCCAT AGTATGTCTGGGTATGTGACCCCTGTGAGCTCTGAGATGGCTGCTCTGTCTGAGATGAGGCGG GACAGCTCCAGTTCTGTTGGGTCAGGGTCAGAGTTCACTGGAATCAAGGAGCTTGATGACATCAGTCAAGAGATCGCTCAGCTGCAGAG CAATCTTGCTTTTACACACTGGAATGCTCTCAG ggagaAATTCACCCTGGAGCAGGACATTAGAGATGCTGAGGAGGCCATCAGACACAAGTCCTCAGAGGTGCAG GAGATGCAGAACGACCTGGACAGAGAGACGTGCAGTCTGCAGGAGCTGGAGGCCCAGAAGCAGGATGCCCAGGAGCGGCTGGAGGAGATGGATCAGCAGAAGGCCAAGCTGGAGGACATGCTCAACGACGTCAGGATCCAGTGCAACGAGGAGTCCCAAATG ATCTCATCTCTGCAGAACCAGATCCACTCCCAGGAGACAGACCTGCAGAGCCAGGAGGAGGAACTGAGCCGAGCTAAAGCAGACCTGAACCGGCTGCAGTTGGAGGAGAGCCAGATGGAACAGAGCCTGACTGCCGGCAAGTTCCAGCTGGAGACCATCATCAGGTCCCTCAAAGCTACCCAGGACGAGATCAACCAG GCTCGCAGTAAGCTGTCTCAGATCCAGGACAGCCAGCAGGAGATGAATAAGAGCATTGAGCAGTACAACAGCACCTTAAATGGGACACACAGAGGCAGCATGACCAACCTGGCTGACATGAGCGAGGGATTCCCCGACCGCGAGAACGGAGACTTCGGCGCCGTG GAGGACCCGTTCAAGGTGAATACATCTGGGTTCAATAGCGTCCCTCAGGAGATGCACACAGACCCTTTTCACTCCGAAGACCCCTTCAAGACAGACCCGTTCAAAG GTGACCCCTTCCAAAATGACCCTTTTGCAAAGCAGTCATCACTACCAGCCGCTGCAG atctctctctccacccagacCCCTTTGGGGGGGACCCCTTCAAAGAGACGGACCCCTTCAAGGCCTCGTCAGAAGACTTCTTCAAGAAGACCACCATCAAGGCAGACCCCTTCAGCACCACCGACCCTTTCAGTAAAAGTGCCACCCTCCCCACCAAG ACAAGTCATTTTACAAGCAGCACAGACCCTTTCTTATCCATTAGCCCAAAACCCACCAGAGGCCCAGGACCAG ATCTCTTTGGTACTCTGGACCCCTTTGGAAGCAGCACTGCTTTTGGAGGCAGTAACAGCTCATTTGGCAGTATCAGTAACAGTGGGTTCGCAGACTTCAGCCAAATGTCAAAGATCAGAGACCCAATGGAAGGAAGAGGAGGTTTCCCAGAATACCAGCAG tcGGGGTTTGTGGAGGACCCATTCAGTAGGAATCAGGACGGCCCAGCTCTGCCGCCCAAGATGAGTGTTCCCCCCAGACCCAAACCTCCCAGTG TTTGGAAATGA